In Desulfobulbus oralis, one DNA window encodes the following:
- a CDS encoding GNAT family N-acetyltransferase, with protein MRIAELINKARSKGLKHSARLLFQICVFSHWKLYLLERPLAQVSVEVRQPLHLARIEPDNLKLFEKYLSHYIPSIRVFLQQGSHPQVCVNEHQDAYLMFWVHEGGDYYDRQLYKCRIPVPENCIYQFAGELAKEYRPSRHVIYLLQQVWNQYCERGFTRTRSLVNANNPRALRIHQKLGFAETGTVIHVYRLFGVFSFARYEISSENNLNVQPSASAEPGEHP; from the coding sequence ATGCGTATCGCTGAGCTGATCAATAAAGCACGATCCAAGGGGCTGAAGCATTCGGCCCGCCTGTTATTTCAGATCTGCGTGTTTTCCCATTGGAAGCTCTACTTGCTGGAACGTCCACTGGCACAGGTGTCGGTGGAGGTGCGCCAGCCGCTGCATCTGGCCCGCATTGAGCCGGATAATCTGAAGCTGTTCGAGAAGTACCTCAGCCATTACATTCCTTCAATCAGGGTTTTTCTGCAGCAGGGTTCGCACCCTCAGGTTTGCGTGAACGAACATCAGGATGCTTACCTGATGTTCTGGGTGCACGAAGGAGGGGATTACTACGACCGGCAGCTGTACAAATGCAGAATACCCGTGCCGGAGAACTGCATTTACCAGTTTGCCGGCGAGCTAGCTAAAGAATACCGACCAAGCCGTCACGTTATTTATCTGCTGCAGCAGGTGTGGAACCAGTACTGTGAACGCGGCTTTACGCGTACGAGGTCGTTGGTGAACGCCAACAATCCGCGGGCACTGCGTATACATCAGAAGCTGGGTTTTGCTGAAACGGGGACTGTGATCCATGTTTACCGGCTGTTTGGTGTGTTTTCCTTTGCTCGTTATGAAATCTCCAGCGAGAATAACCTGAATGTGCAGCCGTCGGCTTCAGCAGAACCAGGAGAACACCCTTGA